From Triticum aestivum cultivar Chinese Spring chromosome 7B, IWGSC CS RefSeq v2.1, whole genome shotgun sequence:
CCATCCTTAACCTAGTTTTCTAGAAAAAGTCTCAttttgcccaaagacaagaagcagcTAGAAATGATATCCAGAGGGTATTTGGAGTTCTGCAGGTCCGTTTTGCAATTGTTcgtggacctgctaaacaatggatctagagaccttgtgggaggttatgacatgttgtgtgatcatgcacaatatgatcgtcgAGGATGCTGCCACGTCTCTAGAATTTAAGAAAATGGTTGATCCTATCGAACTTCCAAACCAGAATCCGAGTACATTTGAAGgctttattcaaatgcatcaacaaattcggcatcgaGCAACTCACGAGCAGCTGAAGGAAGATCTATTGAGCATCTTCGACGGTCAAAGGCCTATGTATGTGGCTATTTAAACATGCGGACTTTCAGAAAAAAAATAGAGGCCGGATGTATGCGGGCAGCGTTGGATGGTCGGCTCCTGCATCCTTGTCCGCGGACTGGTCTTCCTCTGTTCGCGGATaaatgcgggaggaaatttgcgggtCACTGTTGGAGATGTCCTTATTGATCTAAGTGGTTGAGACCGAAAGAAACTATTTGAACATTTTTGGATGAGAAAAATGATCTCATCTACCTGTGTTATTGATCTAAGTGGTTGAGAAGAAAAACATATAGGAACATTTTCGGATGAGAAAAATGATCTCACCTAGACGGGGACCATTATCTCTGATGAACAAATATCATTATTATTTCTGAAGTAAAAATAGCAACCGTATTGTAGCAATTGAAACCGGGTTGCGTTTTCAGCACATGACCCACCACTTCTATCTGTCCTCTGAAACGcatcttctccttccttccctATAAATACACGAGTGCCACTTCCTCAGGAAAACCAGAGTGATACTTCCGTTTGACAACCTAACACACAACAGATACTCTTTCAGCCAGGAGACACAGATCTCACGCCCTCTCGAGGCACTGCAAGCTCGGCAACGATGATCGGCGAAATGGACGCGGACATGGTCGTAGGATACTTCGGCGGCAAGAGCATCCTCATCACCGGCTCAACTGGGTTCTTAGGAAAAGGTACGTGTTCATGCACGGCTAATCGTTCAGGATGTGCGCTGCGTTTTAGCTGATCATCTCAGAGGGCCATACGCTGGTTGTTCTGATCTGAGGGCAGTTCTCGTGGAGAAGATACTCAGGGTGCAGCCTGATGTCAAGAAGCTCTTCCTCTTGGTTCGCGCCCCCGACGTCGAATCCGCAAAGCTTCGGATTCAGACTGAGGTGAAGTGTTTCATTCTggcctctctctctttgatttcgATAACATGTCTTGTAAGTTGTAACTCCCCCGCGTCTGAACTTTCGTCGCCATTTTAATTTGTTCCGGACAATACAATCCTTGCTTACTTTCTGAACTTCTCTCTGCCATTCAAGAACAGAGGGAACTTCAGAAATATAGGTGATGTCAAAACTCGTACTGCACGGAGAGAAGTTCAGTATTATTGTGTGCACGTGCGCAAATATAGGTGATGTCAAAACTCGTACTGCACGGAACTCATGCACACCTTATGCATTTCTCGAAGCTTTGCTCACAAAAGATTCATGCGAGTTCCCTGCCCATTTGGTTTAAAGTAGATAGGCACTTGAGTAAAGAAAAGAGAGTCTTGACTTCTTTTTCGAAAAGGAGGGAAACCCCCCGGGCTCAGCAACAAAAATAATTTTGCTGAAAGTTGTTTGTTGTCTTGATCAATAATTCCATATCAAAGACTGTTTTCTACAAAATGTATTTTCTGCAAATCAATACCACAGTTATTTGTTTGCTAGATATATCAAGCAATTCGTTTACTTCAATCAGCCATACACCAATATTCAGGTCAGCATAAATGCATCTTGCTGTCCACCGATAGAAGTAGGGGTCATGAATGAATCATGTGAAGACAATTAAATTTACTCCACCCATTCACTCACGAGATGGATGTTTCTTATTGAGCAAATCTGCGGTGGAAGCTGCAGAAATCCTTTCAGTGGAGTAAAGACAGTAGAGTAGGAAGCAGTGCCAAATTACCGCAAATATCTGTGGGGAAATGAATGGCAACAGAGCACGAAAAAGGGAGAAGGATGGGAGATAGATGGACACGGTAGTAGTCGAGGCTTCTCCAGTGCACTTGACAAATAAACTTAAAATTTTGCAGGTTTCCTGAATCTAGTAACAAGTCTGCAATTGTGTTAGCAGCATTCACTTCTCAGAAATACTTCCTCCCCAGAGTAATTCTAGAACTGCATAGTACTGTAGCAGTAATTTATGAACGCTGTTTCGGTATTTTTCAGGTCACAGGGAGGGAGATCTTTCTAGTTCTGAAAGAAAAACATGGTATGGGGTTCGACGATTTCATCGAAGAAAAGATATGCCCTTTGGCAGGAGACATCATGTATGAGAACTTTGGACTAGACACTGCCAACCTGAGAGAATTGTCCAAGGACATAGACATCATCGTCAACATAGCTGCGATTACAAACTTCTCTGAAAGGTTTGAGCCGGTGTTTCCTTGTAAGATACTGTATTAGTTTTTCTTTCAACACGAAACGGTAGGAATTTCTTCCCAGTGCATGTATTTGTAAGAGATTAGCGACATGACATAGACGCTGCTTGAAATAATTGATCAAGATATGATGCCTTTTCAGATACGACGTGGCTTTCGATGCTAACGTGTTGGGAGCGAAGCACGTGTGCGCATTCGCAAGGAAGTGTACGAAACTCAAGATGCTGCTTCATGTTTCAACTGGTGGGAAATCAATAAGACTGATCAATGCATTGTGGATTACATAAATGGATTACATGATTTGAACAGCCTATGTAGCTGGTGAACAAGAGGGGCTAATACTAGAGAAGCCATTCTTGATGGGTGAGACACTAAGGGAGGGCACACATTTGGACATCGAATCCGAGTTAACTCTGATCAGAGAGACCAGGCGAGAGTTGAAGGACAACTGTTCTTCGGAGAAGGCTGAGAGGAGAACCATGAAGGAGCTTGGCCTCAAGAGGTCAGACATAAACAACAACAGCATAGATATGCTTGTGCACTTCTTTCTGCTGCAACTGGTTAGCCTTAATGCAATTCTGACACATCTGTTACatgcaaggttttggttaccgaataaggcaattttaccgaggggcacggataaatgtggttaccacggttaccgagaaataccgagaatatttcaagcgaattttatagttgaattttgaattcaaataagtgaatgaaCGAATATTCGAACCAGAGACCTCTCAAAATAGGAACTAGGTTGATACCAACATGCCAGAACCAACTCTCATGGGATTAATTAGATCCTACGTACTTTACTGTAAATCGAGTGTTTAAATTCCAAAATTTCAAAAAACTGGTATTTTTTGCTCGGTATGGCGATTTACCGAGGGGTACGGAAATACGTggtaaccatgggaaatcttgaaatttcgaccggtaaccaaaaccttggttACATGTATGAATGAAGGGCTCGGCAGTTTGGGTGGCCAAACACCTATGTCTTCACCAAGGCAATGGGGGAGATGCTGCTGGGGCATCTGCCAGGGGAGCTTCCCGTGGTCATCCTCCGGCCGAGCATCATAACCAGCATCCTCAAGGAGCCATTACCTGGATGGATGGAAGGAATCAGGTGACAGAAACTCTGTCAAGAATCTGTTTCTTGATTATTTTCTCAGGACAGTAAACTACTCCTACAACAATAAGCATTAATTGAATGAACATCTTCATGTTCGGGTTCCGCAGGACGATCACGCGGTGGTCATCGGCTACGCCAAGCAGACCTTGCCATTCTTCCTAGTCGACCTCAGCTTGATAATGGACGTGGTAATTAAGTTTTCTCATGacaaagtttttttttgaaaagtgcTTATTACAAAGTTAACCCGGAGTAGCATACCTAGTAAGTTACCCAACTGTTTTGGACAGATTCCTGGGGACATGGTGGTGAACGCTATGATGGTGGCCATGGCGGCCCACTCGGAGGAGCGGGCGCAGACCATCTACCACGTGACGTCGTCGCTGCGCAACCCGGCGCCCTACGCGATCCTGGCGGATACGGGGCACCGCTACTTCTACGACAATCCGCCGCGCACGGGGAGGAACGGCGAGCCCGCCCGGCTCAACAAGATGCGCTTCTTCAGCACGGTGGCGCGGCTGAGCCTGTACATGGCCGTCAGGTACAGGCTCCCGCTCGAGGTAAATTCAAAATTAGCCCGCCATTTCAACATTGGATGGGAATGGGACTCATTGGAGTGAGATGAGGATGAGACTACTCAATCAATCTGCTGGGTTGGTTGGATGGAGAACAGATGCTTCGGCTGGTGAACATTGCGCTCTGCGGCTTCTTCTCGCAGCGCTACGACGACCTCAGCAGGAAGTACAGGTTCATCGTGCAGCTCATCGAGCTCTACGCGCCCTACAGCTTGTTCAAAGGCTGGTACGTACGTACGCGTCAAAATGTAGTAACATTTTTACAGTGCGTAAGATAAGCACGGCTCTTTGACTTGGTTTTTTCTCGACCGTGTGAAGCTTTGATGACATGAACACGGAGAGGCTAAGGATGGCGATGAAGAAGGAGCAACATAGCAACATTGCAGAAGAATTCTACTTTGATTTCGATCCCAAGTCCATCGACTGGGACAGCTATTTCTATGGTGTTCACATCCCCGGTGTGCTCAAGTACATGCGTGATTGAGTTACAAGTATTTAACTAGTCAAATTTCCAGCCAGTTGCTACCACTGAAACTTGAGAACAATTGTCTCCCTTTTTTTGGGAATGATTTAAACATTGATCGCCATGCCTACCACGCGGTAATAATTGTCTCCCTTTGTTATGCggctctttttcttctccgggtttTATTATGCAACTCTAATGAATATATCTATCTTACTCCACTAGTTATGCAACTCCCACGACCATGAATGTATTACAAATGTTGTTTTTTTCACAAAATGGAAGTTGAAACCCATGACCACTGCATAGTGTGATGCACATATACATCCTTATTAGCGTTATGCAACCAACATCCGAAGAAGCACAAAATGCAGAAAATAAAACCAATCACAACCAACCAATAACGGGATTACACTCCTATACATAATCTCTTATTGGACCGCTATCCATTGTATCCCGTGCGACCATCGGTTGGAAATCAAAGGCCATAGATGTCCCACACATTATAAAGAGCATCATATACGGATTCATCCTGTAGATCAGAAGATAACCCTGCAAGATCCCCTAAAAAAGATAACTTGAAAGAATTTTGAAAGGTTTCTTCTATTATAAACACTAGTAATTATGGTAATTCCAAATTGCTCACAATAAGACACACGCTTTCACATGGACCCCCACCAGCTAGTCCCCAACGTACTTTTGTATGATGGTAGGTGGAGACAGATGAATGGCTATGTGAATCGTACGCCAAGTGAGAGCAGCAAACATGCATGAAATAAAAAAAGATGTTGAATCGGTTCCTCCTGTTCACAAAACAATATTTTCCGCATCCCTCCATCCACGATTggtcaaaatagcaccatgattgAGATACCACATTAAAACATTGATCAAAAAGGGTACTTTTAATCTTCGAAAGAGACTTCATACTGAAAGttacttcctccgtttcaaaatagatgaaccaactttatactaattttggaatgacccaactttgtacgaaagttagtacaaagttggttcatctattttgaaacggagggagtacctaggaGTCCATAAGATCAGTGTGCATGGACTTGACGGAGAAACACTAGGAGAGTGCAACTTTCGGCTGAATATATCAGGTTTCCTGTGATAATTAAGTTGATGGCAATCAACCGGCGAACTAGATACAGCGATGCAATCGACTTATCCCCAACTAGAGCCCGACGTAATTGAATGTTCGGCGACTTCCCTAAAACAGGTGCACCAAAAACCTCTTTTTGTTGTACAATACTATATAGAGATGTGTACTGAAGGCTAGAGGTGCATCTCCAAGCCATGGGTTGTCGCAAAATCTCATGGTCTTTCCATTGCGTACCCAGAAAATCCTTATGAAGAATTCGTTTTAATCAAGCCTTTCCAGTATGCCGAGTCAAACGGCTTGTCGAAACCTGTTGGAAATATTGCCTTAGAGGTAGTAGTAAATGTTCTTATTTATTTCCATGCTTGTAATTAATGTTTACATTTCTATGCTAGAGTTGCTATGGTTCTTGAAtataagatttagaggaaaactcatatgcatgtgtgaaaACTTAGATTCTGCCTTGAGTGGTTGGATCTGATGGCGGCGGTGATTGActgctcccttcttgaaggcatcattgTTGAAAAACCTCATCGCTCgtatggtgtcatgagatggttggcGCGGATATGATCATTGTCGTAGTTTGCCAATGGTGGATCGGGTCGCTTTGTTTTTTTTTTTCTTGTctacgcatagctttggtcttatatgactttccTACTTGCCGGCGTGTTTTTGTGTGTGCGTcttggtgttggttgtgtgcattctAATTATGCAGAGGTCGGGTGTGTGTTCATTGTGTTTGTATACTCTTGATGTTCCATTTTATGTTgataaaatccaccctttatcgaaaaagtAGGTTGCTAGTCTCTTGACACAACTTCAACACCCATATGCTTTATTGTTAATGAAGCCGACAAATGTGTCTACTACCACTATGGCGGGGCGAAGGAGTAATCCctacttgtatgttgatgacatactaataTTTGGGACCACACTCAAAGTCATTGACGTGGTCAAAACTTTCTTATCTCGATGTCATGAGATGAATGACCTTGAAGAAACCGATGTTATCATAAACACCAAGCTGCTGAGAAATGAAAATAATGGGATTACTCTTGTGGAATCTCATTATGTGAAAAAGGTGTTGAGCATATTTGGATATTTCAATTGCAAAGCTTCTCTAACTCCTTATGATTCTAGTATATTGCTTCAAAAGAATCAAATGGCTACTAGAGATCAGTTGAGATACTCTCAGATAATTGGCTCGCTCTTGTACTTAGCTAGCGCAAGAGGCCAAAAATGTCATTGTGAGCAAACTAAGTTGTTTAGTTTCCAATCTGGGATATGACCATTGACATGCTCTTGAGAGAGTAATGCGATATCTAGAGGGAGCCATGAGCTATGACATTTGCTATAATGGATTGAAGAGTATAGTGACTCAAGTTCGATtttctgatgctgatgagataaaggccacaagtgtatacatacactagtagaaaagggggcaatggtccaggccgggttagcccattagtcccggttcaatccagaaccgggaccaatgggggcattgaacccggttcgtgagccccgggggccggccgggccacgtgggccattggtcccggttcgtctggaccttttggtcccggttggtgggacgaaccgggaccaatgtgccttgctcctggcccaccaccattggtcccggttggtggcctgaaccgggaccaaaggcttccctttagtcccggttcaagccacgaaccaggaccaattaattgcctatatataccccgcgagcagagcactctcactgctctgtttttcgtggccggcgaggagagagctttgtggtgctttagctcacctcctatgcacacgaggtgttcgatggaatgcccgagccacactacttaagctttctcctctccaagctcgacctccaagctccattttcctcaatatttgtctaggtttagcggtccgtcacgtcccgtccccgtcttcaccaccgtcgatcgcccgcgccgatctcgtcgccggcaccaccgtggtgagcctcttgttcttatcttctttctgaaaggaaaaaaaattcttacttttatgtttatatagatacttgtataattttcttacttttattattgcatcttatatagtgcgatggttttggtatccgcccccgtcggccctcgtcctgtctatgattcggatgtggtatatattatcttttcataactattggttcatttattgtttatgacaattatgccgaccaacgtgacatagattttatttatctaggaggttgttgaaccggaaattccaaccgaccctattgtcgagaggttaaatttagttgaagaagaaaacaatttgttgaaggaaaaaattagaaaaattgaggaggagaagatgatattggagttgcatgttgcggatgtcgtggatgatcacaagatcaagatggatgcaatgcgcttgaagattagaaagattagaaaatatgccattcataccgaggcttggtatcattatgcgttggatcagttgttacattggttgcgattatgatcgcatttgttttcgcattgaaatgttttacatagtttcaatgtatggtttaattaatttagatgctctgcagagctttatgttgttagatgagaactatgtatgtactttggttttaatgtgatgatgaacttctattaatttggtcacttaattatctattcatgatgttctgtaatgatttttgacacacttaattatataatgcacgcagatgaaccggcaatggatgtacggttcaagacacacctccgagtacattaagggcgtgcatgaattttctcgaagtggctgaggcaaacaagcagaatggttttatgtgttgtccatgccctatatgtgggaatacgaagtcttactctgaccggaaaatccttcacacccacctgctttacaagggtttcatgccacactataatgtttggacgaggcacggagaaataggggttatgatggaagacgacgaagaagaagagtacgatgacaactatgtgccccgtgaatacggtgatgctactgaacatcaagaggaaccagacgatgtgcacgatgatgctgcaacaggcgaagctgctgaagatcaagaggaaccagacgatgtgcccgatgatgatgatctccgccgggtcattgtcgatgcaaggacgcaatgcgaaagtcaaaaggagaagctgaagttcgatcgcatgctagaggaccacaaaaaagggttgtaccccaattgcgaagatggcaacacaaagctcggtaccgtactggaattgctgcagtggaaggcagagaatgctgtgcctgacaaaggatttgagaagctactaaaaatattgaagaagaagcttccaaaggataacgaattgcccgacagtacatacgcagcaaagaaggtcgtatgccctctaggattggaggtgcagaagatacatgcatgccctaatgactgcatcctctaccgcggtgcgtacaaggatctgaacgcatgcccggtatgcggtgcattacggtataagatcagacgagatgaccctggtgatgttgacggcgagccccccaggaagagggttcctgcgaaggtgatgtggtatgctcctataataccacggttgaaacgtctgttcagaaacggagagcatgccaagttgatgcgatggcacagtgaggac
This genomic window contains:
- the LOC123162434 gene encoding fatty acyl-CoA reductase 1 codes for the protein MIGEMDADMVVGYFGGKSILITGSTGFLGKVLVEKILRVQPDVKKLFLLVRAPDVESAKLRIQTEVTGREIFLVLKEKHGMGFDDFIEEKICPLAGDIMYENFGLDTANLRELSKDIDIIVNIAAITNFSERYDVAFDANVLGAKHVCAFARKCTKLKMLLHVSTAYVAGEQEGLILEKPFLMGETLREGTHLDIESELTLIRETRRELKDNCSSEKAERRTMKELGLKRARQFGWPNTYVFTKAMGEMLLGHLPGELPVVILRPSIITSILKEPLPGWMEGIRTDDHAVVIGYAKQTLPFFLVDLSLIMDVIPGDMVVNAMMVAMAAHSEERAQTIYHVTSSLRNPAPYAILADTGHRYFYDNPPRTGRNGEPARLNKMRFFSTVARLSLYMAVRYRLPLEMLRLVNIALCGFFSQRYDDLSRKYRFIVQLIELYAPYSLFKGCFDDMNTERLRMAMKKEQHSNIAEEFYFDFDPKSIDWDSYFYGVHIPGVLKYMRD